The proteins below are encoded in one region of Campylobacter rectus:
- a CDS encoding YlxR family protein — MAQKFIPIRMCVVCKKRFEQRILRRYRLINSSLFFGNGNGRSFYLCEECLKKDEKILRKSLGRVAGSFIATLQNGQNLKEMLLNGDCSNFRDSK; from the coding sequence ATGGCTCAAAAATTTATCCCTATCAGGATGTGCGTAGTCTGCAAAAAGCGCTTTGAACAGCGAATTTTGCGCAGATACCGACTGATAAATTCTTCGCTATTTTTCGGAAACGGAAACGGACGCAGCTTTTATCTTTGCGAAGAATGTCTAAAAAAAGACGAGAAAATTTTAAGAAAATCGCTCGGAAGAGTCGCAGGCAGCTTTATCGCGACGTTGCAAAACGGGCAAAATTTAAAGGAGATGCTCTTAAATGGGGACTGTTCGAATTTCAGAGATAGCAAATGA
- the thrB gene encoding homoserine kinase encodes MQILVPATSANLGPGFDALGLALELHNKVEIMRANFASVSILGEGKDNALLKKNNIFLSIFNEIYLKLTGKKDTFRMIFTNQIPFSRGLGSSSAVITSAITAAYAAAGFKADKSMILNTALIYENHPDNIAPATLGGFVSSVVENGKVKSLKKPLNADIKAVVVIPDKPMSTNESRTKLPKNFTMGECVSNLSHAALLTACFFSENYELLRAAAKDVMHEQIRMQSLPELFEVRKIAYENGALLSTLSGSGSSFLNIVYAGDATNLKQKLQDKFKGFRVEILNFDNDGIKILQS; translated from the coding sequence TTGCAAATTTTAGTTCCCGCCACGAGCGCAAACCTAGGCCCCGGTTTTGACGCCCTAGGACTCGCCCTAGAGCTACACAACAAAGTCGAGATAATGAGGGCGAATTTCGCCTCCGTGAGCATTTTAGGCGAAGGTAAAGACAACGCCCTTCTTAAAAAAAACAACATTTTTCTATCCATTTTTAATGAAATTTACCTCAAGCTAACGGGTAAAAAAGACACTTTTCGTATGATTTTTACAAATCAAATCCCCTTTTCGCGCGGCCTTGGCAGCTCTTCTGCGGTTATCACTTCGGCTATCACGGCGGCTTACGCGGCGGCCGGTTTTAAGGCTGACAAAAGTATGATTTTAAATACCGCGCTCATTTACGAAAACCACCCGGACAACATCGCTCCCGCTACGCTTGGCGGTTTTGTAAGCTCGGTCGTTGAAAACGGTAAGGTAAAATCCCTAAAAAAACCTTTAAACGCCGATATAAAAGCCGTCGTAGTGATACCTGATAAGCCTATGAGCACGAACGAATCGCGCACTAAGCTACCTAAAAATTTCACGATGGGCGAGTGCGTTAGCAACCTCTCTCATGCAGCACTTCTTACGGCTTGCTTTTTTAGCGAAAATTACGAACTTTTAAGGGCGGCGGCAAAAGACGTCATGCACGAGCAAATCCGTATGCAAAGCCTACCCGAGCTCTTTGAAGTGCGCAAGATAGCCTACGAAAACGGCGCTCTTTTGAGCACGCTTTCAGGTAGCGGATCGAGCTTTTTAAACATAGTTTATGCGGGCGATGCGACAAATTTAAAACAAAAACTGCAAGATAAATTTAAAGGCTTTCGGGTTGAAATTTTAAATTTCGACAACGACGGGATAAAAATCCTACAAAGCTAA